The proteins below come from a single Serratia fonticola genomic window:
- the rsmC gene encoding 16S rRNA (guanine(1207)-N(2))-methyltransferase RsmC, whose protein sequence is MSALTPASEVMLRHSDEFMERRVLFAGDLQDTLPAQFEAADVRVHTQQYHHWQLLNRTMGENAQFGLTVDPAFVAECDTLVYYWPKSKQEAQFQLCNILALLPVGAEIFVVGENRSGVRSAEQTLEGHATLAKIDSARRCGLYHGRIDVQTQFDLADWWESYQLHDLEVKTLPGVFSRDGLDVGSSLLLSTLEKHMKGKVLDVGCGAGVMASVLSKLSPKMKLTLSDVNAAAVESSRATLAANGIEGEVIVSNVYSDITGRFDLIISNPPFHDGLATSLTAAETLIRGALKHLPIGGQLRIVANAFLPYPDILDATFGSHEVLAQNGRFKVYKATVARQPRDAKKKR, encoded by the coding sequence ATGTCTGCATTAACCCCCGCCAGTGAAGTCATGCTGCGCCACAGTGATGAATTTATGGAACGCCGCGTGCTGTTTGCTGGCGATCTGCAGGATACCCTGCCGGCCCAATTCGAGGCCGCGGATGTGCGTGTCCACACCCAGCAATACCATCACTGGCAGTTACTGAACCGGACGATGGGAGAGAATGCACAGTTCGGCCTGACGGTCGATCCTGCCTTCGTCGCCGAGTGCGATACGCTGGTGTATTACTGGCCAAAGAGCAAGCAGGAAGCACAGTTCCAACTGTGCAATATCCTGGCCCTGCTGCCGGTTGGCGCAGAAATTTTTGTCGTCGGTGAAAACCGCAGCGGCGTGCGCAGCGCGGAACAAACCCTGGAAGGCCACGCCACGCTTGCCAAGATCGACAGCGCTCGCCGCTGTGGGTTGTATCATGGCCGCATTGATGTGCAGACCCAGTTTGATCTGGCCGACTGGTGGGAAAGCTATCAGTTGCACGATCTGGAAGTGAAGACGCTGCCGGGCGTGTTCAGCCGTGACGGCCTGGACGTTGGCAGTTCACTGCTGCTCTCCACGCTGGAAAAACACATGAAAGGCAAAGTGCTGGACGTGGGTTGTGGCGCTGGCGTAATGGCTTCGGTGCTGTCTAAACTGTCGCCGAAAATGAAGCTGACCCTCAGCGACGTCAACGCCGCTGCCGTAGAATCCAGCCGGGCAACATTGGCTGCCAACGGTATCGAAGGGGAAGTAATCGTCAGTAACGTCTACTCCGACATTACCGGCCGCTTTGACCTGATCATCTCCAACCCACCGTTCCATGACGGCCTGGCCACCAGCCTGACCGCCGCAGAAACGTTGATCCGCGGAGCGTTAAAACACCTGCCAATCGGTGGCCAACTGCGCATCGTCGCCAACGCCTTCCTGCCTTACCCGGATATTCTGGATGCCACCTTCGGTAGCCATGAAGTGCTGGCGCAGAATGGCCGCTTCAAGGTGTACAAAGCCACCGTGGCCCGCCAGCCACGCGATGCGAAGAAGAAAAGGTAA